Proteins from a genomic interval of Drosophila melanogaster chromosome 2R:
- the BomS3 gene encoding bomanin short 3, isoform B — MKFLSLAFVLGLLALANATPLNPGNVIINGDCRVCNVRA, encoded by the exons atGAAATTCCTATCACTCGCCTTCgttttgggtctgctggctCTGGCCAACG CCACTCCCCTGAATCCTGGCAATGTCATCATCAATGGCGATTGCCGCGTCTGCAATGTGAGGGCCTAA
- the BomS5 gene encoding bomanin short 5, with protein MKWMSLVFLCGLLAMAVASPLNPGNVIINGDCRHCNVRGG; from the exons ATGAAGTGGATGTCCTTGGTCTTTCTATGCGGTCTGCTCGCCATGGCAGTGG CTTCTCCGTTAAATCCGGGTAATGTCATTATCAATGGAGATTGCCGTCATTGTAATGTTCGCGGAGGCTAA
- the BomS6 gene encoding bomanin short 6, producing MKLLSITFLFGLLALASANPLSPGNVIINGDCKVCNIRGD from the exons ATGAAGCTGCTCTCGATTACTTTTCTCTTCGgacttttggctttggctagTG cCAATCCCCTGAGTCCTGGCAATGTGATTATAAACGGCGACTGCAAAGTTTGCAATATACGCGGCGATTAG
- the BomT2 gene encoding bomanin tailed 2 has translation MKALQVAGTLMLLFCLLAAVNATPGQVYINGKCIDCNKPDNDPGIIIPPDHKSAGSMSYTLTSGAIFFGIIYHIFS, from the exons ATGAAAGCTCTTCAAGTCGCCGGAACTTTGATGCTGCTTTTCTGCCTGCTGGCAGCTGTTAATG CTACGCCGGGACAAGTGTATATCAATGGGAAATGCATTGACTGCAATAAGCCTGATAATGATCCGGGAATTATAATTCCTCCAGACCATAAATCAGCTGGATCCATGTCTTACACACTCACATCTGGAGCCATCTTCTTTGGaattatatatcatatattcaGTTAA